One genomic window of Aquisalimonas sp. 2447 includes the following:
- a CDS encoding SDR family NAD(P)-dependent oxidoreductase: MNEHLFDLSGRVALVTGASSGLGAHFARVLAGNGARVVVAARRVERLRELTDGIAAAGGEARAVAMDVTDPDSVQAGFDAAEEAFGTVDLLVNNAGVAQSRSFLKSTETDWDYVMDTNLKAVWRVARAGAERMKKAGRPGSIVNIASLLGLGVQFGESMYATSKAGVVQLTRHMALELMRYQIRVNAICPGYFETEMNKDFFASEQGQHYVREQIPSQRLGDLSELSGPLLLLASDAGSFVNGVALPVDGGHLVKSL; this comes from the coding sequence ATGAACGAACACCTTTTTGACCTCAGCGGTCGCGTGGCGCTGGTGACCGGCGCATCCAGCGGCCTGGGCGCCCACTTCGCCAGGGTGCTGGCCGGCAACGGCGCGCGGGTCGTGGTGGCCGCGCGCCGCGTAGAGCGGCTGCGGGAACTCACCGACGGTATTGCCGCCGCCGGCGGAGAGGCCAGGGCAGTGGCCATGGATGTAACGGACCCGGACAGTGTCCAGGCCGGATTTGATGCTGCCGAGGAGGCCTTCGGCACGGTGGACCTGCTGGTCAACAACGCCGGCGTGGCCCAGTCCCGTTCCTTTCTCAAGAGCACCGAGACGGACTGGGACTACGTCATGGACACCAACCTCAAGGCCGTGTGGCGGGTCGCTCGGGCCGGTGCCGAGCGCATGAAAAAGGCCGGGCGGCCGGGCAGTATCGTCAACATCGCATCGCTGCTCGGCCTGGGTGTGCAGTTCGGGGAGTCCATGTATGCCACCTCGAAGGCGGGCGTGGTGCAGCTGACCCGGCACATGGCGCTGGAACTCATGCGGTACCAGATTCGTGTCAACGCCATCTGCCCCGGGTACTTCGAGACGGAGATGAACAAGGACTTCTTCGCCTCCGAGCAGGGACAGCACTACGTCCGCGAGCAGATTCCAAGCCAGCGTCTGGGGGATCTGTCCGAACTCTCCGGCCCGCTACTGCTGCTGGCCTCGGATGCCGGTTCGTTCGTCAACGGCGTGGCGCTGCCGGTGGACGGCGGACACCTGGTCAAGTCGTTGTAA
- a CDS encoding ABC-ATPase domain-containing protein, with amino-acid sequence MKRLQSLLLGIDGKGYKAYRQITGEYAFDDFRLLVDHVQGDPFASPSRLRVVMPWSEIALPDRAREPAPRAVAARDWLGRAFRQAARDTEEVGIDAGRQTVLDRTSVLFTEAGVEVRFTVNLPAKGRTILGKTARELLCRTLPRVVRRALRPEQRDEAALAHHCDTVEDQVALREALAMRGLVAFVADGACLPRRSGVDDRPLENAVPLHVPEPLAVDLEAPNAGTVTGLGVPAGITLVVGGGFHGKSTLLSAIQYGVYDHVPGDGRERVVATGDAVKLRAEDGRAVHAMDLSPFINELPFGKSTRAFSTELASGSTSQAAALQESLELGAGALLVDEDTSATNFMIRDARMQALVAKRDEPITPFVDRIAELRDRLGVSTVLVMGGSGDYFGAADTVIQMHDYQPRDVTTEAHRIAREHRTTRSTEAAQPLERPHPRTLDTRSLDPAGRRGKRRIKARGMDALEFGDDVVDLRALEQLVDASQVRAIGILLPAPGAEGLLGLEDVPGWFRAYLAQPWEALTRRPDGDLVRPRLQELMAVLNRLRSARFRPAVQDD; translated from the coding sequence ATGAAGCGGCTGCAGTCCCTGTTGCTGGGTATCGACGGCAAGGGCTATAAGGCGTACCGGCAAATCACCGGCGAGTATGCATTCGACGATTTCCGCCTGCTGGTGGATCACGTCCAGGGGGATCCGTTCGCGAGTCCGTCACGTCTGCGCGTGGTTATGCCGTGGAGCGAGATCGCTTTGCCTGATCGTGCCCGCGAACCGGCGCCCCGGGCCGTTGCTGCCAGGGACTGGCTCGGCCGCGCTTTCCGCCAGGCGGCCCGGGACACCGAAGAGGTGGGCATCGATGCCGGCCGGCAGACGGTCCTCGATCGTACCTCGGTCCTGTTTACGGAGGCCGGCGTGGAGGTGCGTTTCACCGTCAACCTGCCGGCCAAGGGGCGCACCATCCTGGGCAAGACGGCGCGGGAGCTGCTTTGCCGGACGCTGCCGCGGGTGGTGCGGCGCGCACTGCGCCCGGAACAGCGGGATGAGGCGGCGCTCGCCCATCACTGCGATACCGTCGAGGACCAGGTCGCGCTGCGGGAAGCGCTGGCGATGCGCGGCCTGGTGGCCTTCGTCGCCGACGGTGCCTGCCTGCCACGGCGCTCCGGCGTGGACGACCGCCCCCTGGAAAACGCGGTGCCGTTGCATGTGCCGGAGCCGCTCGCCGTCGACCTGGAGGCGCCCAATGCCGGCACGGTGACGGGGCTGGGTGTGCCCGCCGGGATCACGCTGGTGGTCGGGGGCGGTTTCCACGGCAAGTCCACGTTGCTGAGTGCCATCCAGTACGGTGTTTACGATCACGTCCCCGGCGACGGGCGCGAGCGGGTGGTTGCCACCGGTGACGCGGTCAAGCTCCGTGCCGAGGACGGGCGCGCCGTGCACGCCATGGATCTGTCACCGTTCATCAATGAACTGCCCTTCGGCAAGTCCACCCGGGCGTTCTCCACGGAGCTCGCTTCCGGTTCCACCAGTCAGGCAGCGGCGCTGCAGGAGTCGCTGGAGCTAGGAGCAGGCGCGCTGCTGGTGGACGAGGATACCTCCGCCACCAATTTCATGATCCGGGATGCCCGCATGCAGGCCCTGGTGGCCAAGCGCGATGAACCCATCACCCCCTTCGTAGACCGCATTGCCGAGCTGCGGGACCGGCTTGGTGTCTCCACGGTGCTGGTCATGGGCGGTTCCGGGGATTACTTCGGTGCCGCGGACACGGTCATCCAGATGCACGATTATCAGCCGCGGGACGTCACCACCGAGGCCCACCGCATCGCGCGGGAACATCGGACCACTCGCAGCACCGAAGCTGCGCAGCCGCTGGAGCGGCCGCATCCGCGGACCCTGGATACGCGCTCCCTGGACCCCGCCGGTCGGCGCGGCAAGCGGCGGATCAAGGCGCGGGGCATGGACGCCCTGGAGTTCGGGGACGACGTGGTTGACCTGCGCGCCCTGGAACAGCTGGTGGACGCCTCCCAGGTGCGCGCCATCGGTATACTGCTTCCGGCACCCGGCGCAGAAGGGCTGCTGGGGCTGGAGGATGTGCCTGGGTGGTTCCGCGCCTACCTGGCGCAGCCCTGGGAGGCGCTGACCCGTCGTCCCGACGGCGATCTGGTGCGTCCGCGGCTGCAGGAACTCATGGCGGTGCTGAACCGCCTGCGCTCGGCGAGGTTCCGGCCGGCCGTGCAGGATGACTGA
- a CDS encoding MOSC domain-containing protein, whose translation MTDMVTITGVFQGQIHQMEGDGRPTGIYKEPVREAVAVDDAGLEDDHQGDPKAHGGPDRALSHYPAEHYATWGALFAEASAMLRPGVLGENISTSGLTERNVHVGDVFRMGTALVEVSQPRQPCWKVSHRLGVPELARHIAESGRSGWLYRVLEPGYVGPGDVAERVEVADHGYTLARLWALRNETRPDREHLEFLAELETLAESWRERFAQRLDWLRRHA comes from the coding sequence ATGACAGACATGGTGACCATCACGGGTGTGTTCCAGGGGCAGATACACCAGATGGAAGGTGACGGCCGGCCCACCGGCATCTACAAGGAGCCCGTGCGTGAGGCGGTGGCCGTGGACGATGCTGGCCTGGAGGATGATCACCAGGGTGACCCCAAGGCCCATGGCGGCCCGGATCGCGCCCTCAGCCACTATCCCGCCGAGCACTACGCCACCTGGGGCGCGCTTTTCGCCGAGGCGAGTGCCATGCTGCGCCCGGGTGTTCTGGGCGAGAACATCTCCACCAGCGGCCTCACCGAGCGGAACGTGCATGTTGGTGACGTTTTCCGCATGGGCACCGCTCTGGTGGAAGTCAGCCAGCCCCGGCAGCCCTGCTGGAAGGTGAGCCATCGCCTCGGTGTCCCGGAGCTGGCCCGTCACATTGCGGAGTCCGGGCGTTCGGGGTGGCTCTATCGGGTGCTGGAGCCGGGTTACGTTGGCCCTGGTGACGTGGCCGAGCGCGTGGAGGTGGCCGACCATGGGTACACGCTGGCCCGCCTCTGGGCATTGCGCAACGAGACCCGGCCGGACCGCGAGCACCTGGAATTTCTTGCCGAGCTGGAGACTCTGGCCGAGTCATGGCGAGAGCGTTTCGCCCAGCGCCTGGACTGGCTGCGCCGCCACGCGTGA
- a CDS encoding EAL domain-containing protein — MGARGASGTSRDQQLPAIAAAEDARGDPAGLRRYLQHSSIGWIEWTADFHVRRCNQAACRMLAYPAVALVDMHAEQLLLRQRDRKGFIPVAEQLRSGQVDHVQHLARSRRGDGVPVWCDWLHLVTRDHGGDVAGYFSLIREVTEETLVRRYMDRMASCPSGGNDGWSQLDHLLESIRTVLGGEAALVATIDGRDAVVLASAARHHRVDFDRYPLAGTPCAEVVRSESCIINHHAWERFPEDDMLVAVQAESYAGVLLHDDAGEVLGLLAVTGRWPLGPAGAVRRTLEHVAGRVRLEVQRLRAEEETRLAALAFETHAAIMILDGEYRFIRVNDAFRRLTGYPAEQVQGHGLRLLLGGYNGGEVRRQIQATLARDGHWNGDVRARNQNGEQRLFRLSVTALDRARDREARYVGSFLDVTWHREAEERIRQLTFEDRVTGLPNRAAMLARLEHDGYERGGDAIRGLLVMDLDGFRRVNEGMGYEVADSLLQAQAARLRALAPEALMLARVGADEFAVLLGAEGAAGDGVADLHDEAERLRGAFADPVEVGGVMVQSGVSVGAVDAGGHGAADSRLLTRAEIAVAQARHHGGNRVAWFAPRMEEETSERLQLEQGLRQAVGNGDLHFHLQPLVDGEGRIGSLEVLARWEHNGASVSPARFIPIAEQSGLIRPMGAQILRDACQWLAQWHRGHPDRHLPSLAINVSVRQFHDPEFEAIVARVLEQTGLPPSTLLLEVTESLLADEGDAVVGRMRRLRELGVRFAIDDFGTGYSCLAYLRRLPIDELKIDGSFVDAMLLSPEDEEIVRTIIAMAQALRLNVVAERVETREQAERLRALGCKTLQGFYFHRPLDPAAVAECLRAEPVVPNH, encoded by the coding sequence ATGGGAGCACGCGGGGCGTCAGGGACGTCGAGAGATCAGCAACTGCCTGCGATTGCCGCGGCGGAGGATGCGCGCGGGGATCCGGCAGGATTGCGTCGCTACCTTCAGCACAGCTCCATCGGCTGGATCGAGTGGACTGCCGACTTTCATGTACGCCGCTGCAACCAGGCGGCATGCCGCATGCTGGCCTACCCGGCGGTGGCTCTCGTGGACATGCATGCCGAGCAACTCCTGCTCAGGCAGCGGGACCGCAAAGGGTTTATACCCGTCGCGGAACAACTGCGCAGCGGCCAGGTGGATCATGTGCAGCACCTGGCGCGCAGCCGCCGTGGCGATGGCGTCCCGGTATGGTGTGACTGGCTGCACCTGGTCACGCGCGACCACGGCGGCGACGTGGCCGGATATTTCTCGTTGATCCGGGAGGTGACTGAGGAGACGCTGGTTCGTCGCTACATGGATCGGATGGCGTCTTGTCCTTCCGGCGGCAATGACGGCTGGTCGCAACTGGATCACCTGCTGGAGAGCATCCGCACCGTGCTGGGTGGGGAGGCGGCCCTGGTGGCGACCATCGATGGGCGCGACGCGGTGGTTCTCGCCAGCGCGGCTCGTCACCACCGTGTCGATTTCGATCGTTATCCCCTGGCCGGGACGCCGTGCGCTGAAGTGGTCCGGAGCGAGTCCTGCATAATCAATCACCATGCCTGGGAACGTTTCCCTGAAGACGACATGCTGGTGGCCGTGCAGGCGGAGAGCTATGCCGGAGTGCTCCTGCATGATGATGCCGGGGAGGTCCTGGGCCTGCTGGCCGTGACCGGGCGCTGGCCGCTGGGTCCCGCCGGGGCAGTGCGCCGGACGCTGGAGCACGTGGCCGGGCGCGTTCGCCTGGAGGTACAGCGCCTGCGCGCCGAGGAAGAAACGCGCCTGGCGGCTTTGGCGTTCGAGACCCACGCGGCCATCATGATCCTGGATGGCGAGTACCGGTTCATCCGTGTCAACGACGCGTTCCGGCGCCTGACAGGCTACCCGGCAGAACAAGTGCAGGGGCATGGTCTGCGCCTGCTCCTGGGTGGCTACAACGGTGGCGAAGTGCGTCGGCAAATTCAGGCCACGCTGGCTCGAGACGGGCACTGGAACGGGGACGTCCGTGCCCGCAACCAGAACGGCGAACAGCGGCTGTTCCGGTTGAGCGTCACGGCGCTTGACCGCGCCAGGGACCGCGAAGCGAGGTACGTGGGCAGCTTCCTGGACGTGACCTGGCACCGCGAAGCGGAAGAGCGGATTCGTCAGCTGACCTTCGAGGATCGAGTCACCGGGCTGCCCAATCGCGCTGCCATGCTGGCCCGGCTGGAGCACGACGGGTACGAGCGCGGAGGTGATGCCATACGGGGCTTGCTGGTGATGGATCTGGACGGTTTCCGGCGTGTCAACGAAGGCATGGGCTATGAGGTGGCCGATTCCCTGCTGCAGGCGCAGGCAGCGCGGTTGCGGGCACTGGCACCCGAGGCGCTGATGCTTGCCCGGGTGGGCGCCGACGAGTTCGCCGTCCTGCTGGGAGCGGAGGGAGCGGCGGGTGATGGTGTCGCGGACCTGCATGATGAGGCGGAACGTCTGCGCGGCGCCTTTGCGGATCCGGTGGAGGTCGGTGGGGTGATGGTGCAGTCCGGTGTGAGCGTGGGGGCTGTGGATGCCGGCGGCCACGGAGCTGCTGATTCCAGACTCCTGACCCGCGCGGAAATTGCCGTGGCACAGGCGCGCCACCATGGTGGCAACCGGGTTGCCTGGTTCGCCCCGAGGATGGAGGAGGAAACCAGCGAACGTCTGCAACTCGAGCAGGGTCTGCGGCAGGCGGTGGGCAACGGTGACCTGCATTTCCATCTACAGCCATTGGTGGATGGCGAGGGCCGGATCGGCTCCCTGGAGGTGCTGGCCCGCTGGGAGCACAACGGCGCCTCCGTCTCACCGGCACGTTTTATCCCCATCGCCGAGCAGTCCGGACTGATCCGGCCCATGGGCGCCCAGATTCTGCGCGACGCCTGCCAGTGGCTGGCGCAGTGGCATCGCGGCCACCCTGATCGCCACCTGCCGTCACTGGCGATCAACGTCAGCGTTCGCCAGTTTCACGATCCGGAGTTCGAAGCCATCGTCGCCCGGGTGCTGGAGCAAACGGGGCTGCCGCCGTCCACGCTGCTGCTGGAGGTCACCGAGAGCCTGCTGGCCGATGAGGGTGATGCCGTGGTCGGTCGCATGCGGCGCTTGCGGGAGCTGGGCGTGCGTTTCGCCATCGACGATTTCGGCACCGGGTACTCCTGCCTGGCCTATCTGCGGCGCTTGCCCATCGACGAACTCAAGATCGACGGCTCGTTTGTTGATGCCATGTTGCTCAGCCCCGAGGACGAGGAAATCGTCCGCACCATCATTGCCATGGCCCAGGCGCTGCGCCTCAACGTGGTGGCCGAGCGGGTGGAGACCCGGGAGCAGGCCGAGCGGCTTCGTGCCCTGGGCTGCAAGACACTGCAGGGGTTCTACTTCCACCGTCCGCTTGACCCCGCCGCGGTCGCCGAGTGTCTGCGGGCCGAACCCGTGGTGCCGAACCACTGA
- a CDS encoding metallophosphoesterase yields the protein MQLLAVGDLHLGRLPARLPAQIGSRQDARSLGPSAALTRLVDEAIRQDIDAVAFAGDVVEQDDDFFEAYAELRRAVERLAEAGIEVVGVAGNHDVQVLPQLAREVPEFRLLGAEGAWEAIDLVGADGTEVRLFGWSFPRPRVTESPLTDAAFERGGRPAIGLLHCDRGQPGSYHAPVTARELAATGLDAWLLGHIHKPDALSAEQPSGYLGSVTALRASEVGTRGPWLYDIGAGGVRAIAQWPLAPLRWEALEVDLTGIEAATDARTRILGAANSLADTLATARLHPQVLGLRLRLYGRTALRRQVAGMLGNQELDDLPLAGGIHGFVGRWRLETRPELDLEALARRPDPVGLLAQRLLWLDSDADDPQGRALLERAREQLGRAHREPAWSRLDLPAEPDTAQVKDWLRRGALDSLDALLEQHDREASA from the coding sequence ATGCAACTACTCGCAGTGGGAGACCTTCATCTCGGCCGCCTCCCGGCCCGCCTTCCCGCCCAGATCGGGAGCCGGCAGGACGCCCGCTCGCTGGGTCCATCCGCAGCGCTGACGCGGCTGGTGGACGAAGCCATCCGCCAAGACATCGATGCGGTGGCCTTCGCCGGCGACGTGGTGGAACAGGACGACGATTTCTTCGAAGCCTACGCGGAACTGCGCCGGGCCGTCGAGCGCCTGGCTGAAGCCGGCATCGAGGTCGTCGGCGTGGCCGGCAACCACGATGTACAGGTGCTTCCACAGCTCGCCCGGGAAGTTCCCGAGTTTCGGCTGCTGGGGGCCGAGGGCGCCTGGGAAGCCATCGACCTTGTCGGTGCCGACGGCACCGAGGTTCGCCTGTTCGGCTGGTCGTTCCCCCGCCCCCGGGTAACCGAGAGTCCGCTGACCGACGCCGCTTTCGAGCGAGGCGGCCGCCCTGCCATCGGCCTGCTGCACTGCGACCGGGGTCAACCGGGCAGTTACCACGCGCCGGTGACTGCACGGGAACTCGCCGCCACCGGACTGGATGCCTGGCTGCTTGGCCATATCCACAAGCCCGACGCCCTGTCCGCAGAGCAACCCTCCGGCTACCTGGGATCGGTCACGGCCCTGCGTGCCAGCGAGGTGGGAACGCGGGGGCCCTGGCTTTACGACATCGGCGCCGGCGGCGTCCGCGCCATCGCCCAGTGGCCCCTCGCCCCGCTGCGGTGGGAAGCGCTGGAGGTCGATCTCACCGGCATCGAGGCGGCAACCGACGCCCGCACGCGCATCCTGGGCGCCGCCAATTCCCTCGCGGACACCCTGGCAACCGCCCGCTTGCACCCCCAGGTTCTCGGCCTGCGTCTGCGCCTGTACGGGCGCACGGCGCTGCGCAGACAGGTCGCCGGGATGCTCGGCAACCAGGAGCTGGATGACCTGCCCCTGGCAGGCGGAATCCATGGCTTCGTCGGCCGCTGGCGGCTTGAGACCCGCCCGGAACTGGACCTGGAGGCCCTGGCGCGGCGCCCCGACCCTGTCGGCCTGCTGGCACAGCGACTGCTCTGGCTGGACAGCGACGCTGATGATCCACAGGGGCGTGCGCTGCTGGAGCGAGCCCGCGAGCAGCTGGGAAGGGCGCACCGGGAGCCGGCCTGGTCACGACTGGATCTCCCCGCCGAGCCGGACACCGCCCAGGTGAAGGACTGGCTGCGACGGGGCGCACTGGACTCGCTGGACGCTCTTCTGGAGCAACATGACCGGGAGGCCTCCGCGTGA
- the flgL gene encoding flagellar hook-associated protein FlgL, whose amino-acid sequence MRVSTSQFQQASTNTILDQQSQLLKTQNQLGTGRRILTPSDDPSGAARALDMDKAVKSTEQLQRNNEQAELRLRQEDSTLDQVSNVVNRIRELTVQGSNGTQSQSDRRAIASELRERRDELVDLANTQDGNGEFLFSGLKTKTEPFVSEGGQVQYQGDQGQRSIQVGPNRQVDSSHNGFETFMKIPAGNGDFGVFTDDGNTGSGRLAGAAVTDADAPFRGPYEIRFAENPATGELEQRVVAGDFVDEDGEVPETGFVTDGLDAGVDADEGPWTGEVSIEVGEESSVLDLDDVTGGVSSVEDLAEAVSEFVNGLTGDAAPAGDLVIDDEGGELDFGYDGDDPVRVGINLEDDQGGTFTQAGSLGSLIEAGPYQANEGFSFDGRTVTIDGNPEPGDSFEVREVGSQSIFDTVDDVIQAFEERPDSNAGRARLATESFQALENLDQAINSFSDIRAQTGARLNALESEFEANEVAKLDLQTELSRVEDLDVAEAVSRLNQQSVGLEAAQRSYAQVQQLSLFDFI is encoded by the coding sequence ATGCGAGTCTCGACGAGTCAGTTCCAGCAAGCGAGCACCAACACCATCCTGGATCAGCAGTCGCAGCTGCTGAAAACCCAGAATCAGCTCGGCACCGGCCGGCGCATACTCACGCCGTCGGATGATCCCTCCGGTGCGGCCCGCGCCCTGGACATGGACAAGGCGGTGAAGAGCACCGAGCAGTTGCAACGCAACAACGAGCAGGCCGAGCTGCGCCTCAGGCAGGAGGACTCCACCCTCGACCAAGTCTCCAACGTGGTCAACCGGATCCGTGAGCTCACAGTGCAGGGCAGCAACGGCACCCAGAGCCAGTCGGATCGGCGGGCCATTGCCTCCGAGTTGCGCGAGCGGCGGGACGAGCTGGTGGATCTGGCCAACACCCAGGACGGCAACGGCGAATTCCTCTTCTCCGGCCTGAAGACGAAAACGGAGCCCTTCGTCAGCGAGGGCGGGCAGGTGCAGTACCAGGGCGATCAGGGGCAGCGCTCCATCCAGGTGGGCCCGAACCGTCAGGTGGACAGTAGCCATAACGGTTTCGAGACCTTCATGAAGATCCCCGCGGGCAACGGCGACTTCGGCGTGTTCACCGATGATGGCAACACGGGGTCGGGGCGTCTCGCCGGTGCAGCGGTCACGGACGCGGACGCGCCGTTTCGTGGCCCCTATGAAATTCGTTTCGCGGAGAATCCTGCCACCGGCGAACTGGAGCAACGGGTGGTAGCCGGTGACTTTGTCGACGAGGACGGTGAAGTGCCGGAAACGGGCTTCGTTACCGACGGTCTCGATGCTGGCGTGGATGCGGATGAGGGTCCGTGGACCGGTGAAGTCAGTATCGAGGTGGGCGAGGAGAGTTCTGTCCTCGATCTGGATGACGTAACTGGTGGTGTCAGCAGTGTCGAGGATCTGGCTGAAGCAGTGTCCGAGTTCGTCAACGGCTTGACAGGGGATGCCGCGCCAGCCGGCGATCTCGTCATTGATGACGAAGGTGGTGAACTTGACTTCGGATACGATGGCGACGATCCCGTCCGCGTGGGCATCAATCTTGAAGACGACCAGGGCGGGACCTTCACCCAGGCAGGTTCCCTGGGCAGTCTGATCGAAGCCGGCCCCTACCAGGCCAACGAGGGATTCAGCTTCGACGGCCGTACCGTCACCATTGATGGCAACCCCGAGCCGGGGGACTCCTTCGAGGTGCGTGAAGTCGGCAGCCAGTCCATCTTCGACACCGTCGACGACGTCATCCAGGCTTTCGAGGAGCGGCCTGACAGCAATGCCGGCCGCGCCCGGCTGGCCACGGAGAGCTTCCAGGCGCTGGAGAACCTGGATCAGGCCATCAACTCCTTCTCGGACATTCGCGCCCAGACCGGGGCGCGCCTGAACGCCCTGGAGTCGGAGTTCGAGGCCAACGAGGTGGCGAAGCTGGACCTGCAGACCGAACTCTCCCGGGTGGAGGATCTGGACGTTGCCGAGGCCGTCTCCCGCCTCAATCAGCAGAGCGTTGGCCTGGAGGCCGCCCAGCGCAGCTACGCCCAGGTGCAGCAGTTGTCCTTGTTCGACTTCATCTGA
- the flgK gene encoding flagellar hook-associated protein FlgK has product MADILGTSVSGLQAFQRALATTSHNISNVNTEGYSRQRAEFETRPPTEMGNGFIGNGVETGTVRRLFDQNLENALRQAGGDFEEKDTLANYAGRIDNLLADKEAGLSPALQGFFDSIQDVANDPASSSAREVALAQADNLVSRFDLLDRRFRDLDSEVNNQLASEVEEINQYAESIASLNREIREAEGRTGQPANDLLDQRDLQIRKLSEKVGTQIVAQDDGAVNVFVGSGQPLVTGNSANELAVERNEYDPGRSEIAFAGGSSNQTITSTLSGGSIGGMLEFRDEILNPARNELGQLATGMTDAFNAQHRQGIQPNGNQGEDFFRVGEPRVLPSSRNSEGLTGTPEVAIIEDASGELTGNDYRLTYDGPDDGGDDAANWTVTNLGTGSEPEPLEAVDGMLRFDGLEVDVGDLAEAEDGDSFEIQPTRDAALGMGVELRNANQIAAAAPVTSGEVAPGGQAGNSGSGEIADVGVTSGENVPFGEEVRLFFEEGLGADEDQTGFTIEVFDSDADGGEGGFEALLDNNDEPVFFPFNPAEDNAGETFSGDDLSTDFDLDEDENPLAGVEFTMAGAPDVGDSFFIAENQDASGDNRNAQKLAAVADEGLLNDGNDSPQDFFSAMVGQIGTDTQRAQSARDAQESLLRQAEADRESVSGVNLEEEAANMLRFQQGFQAAARVTAVADEVFQSLLGAIQR; this is encoded by the coding sequence ATGGCGGACATACTCGGTACCAGCGTCTCCGGCCTTCAGGCGTTCCAGCGGGCCCTGGCGACGACCTCGCATAACATCTCCAACGTCAACACCGAGGGGTACAGCCGTCAGCGCGCGGAGTTCGAGACGCGGCCGCCCACGGAAATGGGCAACGGCTTCATCGGCAATGGTGTCGAGACCGGCACCGTGCGGCGGCTGTTCGATCAGAATCTGGAAAACGCCCTGCGCCAGGCCGGTGGTGACTTCGAGGAGAAGGATACCCTGGCCAATTACGCCGGGCGCATCGACAACCTGCTGGCGGACAAGGAAGCGGGTCTGTCGCCGGCGCTGCAGGGGTTCTTCGACAGCATTCAGGACGTGGCCAATGACCCCGCCTCCAGCTCCGCCCGCGAAGTGGCGCTGGCTCAGGCGGATAACCTGGTCAGCCGCTTCGATCTGCTGGACCGCCGCTTCCGGGACCTGGACAGCGAGGTGAATAACCAGCTGGCCTCGGAAGTGGAGGAGATCAACCAGTACGCCGAGTCCATCGCCAGCCTGAACCGCGAGATTCGCGAGGCCGAGGGCCGCACCGGGCAGCCTGCCAATGATCTGCTGGACCAGCGCGACCTGCAGATCCGCAAGCTCTCCGAGAAGGTGGGTACCCAGATCGTGGCACAGGACGATGGGGCCGTGAACGTGTTCGTGGGCAGCGGTCAGCCGCTGGTCACCGGCAACAGTGCCAATGAACTCGCCGTGGAGCGCAACGAGTACGATCCCGGCCGCAGCGAGATCGCCTTCGCTGGTGGCTCGAGCAATCAGACCATCACCAGCACCCTCAGCGGTGGTTCCATTGGCGGAATGCTGGAGTTCCGTGACGAGATCCTCAACCCTGCCCGCAATGAGCTGGGCCAGCTCGCCACGGGCATGACCGATGCCTTCAACGCGCAGCACCGCCAGGGCATCCAGCCCAATGGCAACCAGGGCGAGGACTTCTTCCGTGTCGGCGAGCCCCGGGTGCTGCCGTCCAGTCGCAATAGTGAGGGGCTCACCGGCACCCCTGAGGTGGCCATCATCGAGGACGCCTCGGGAGAGTTGACCGGCAATGACTACCGGCTGACCTATGACGGCCCGGATGATGGCGGAGATGACGCGGCAAACTGGACGGTGACGAACCTGGGCACGGGGAGCGAGCCGGAACCCTTGGAAGCGGTCGACGGCATGTTGCGCTTCGACGGTCTGGAGGTTGACGTCGGTGATCTGGCCGAGGCCGAGGACGGGGACAGTTTCGAGATCCAGCCGACTCGCGACGCCGCCCTGGGCATGGGGGTGGAGCTGCGCAACGCCAATCAGATCGCCGCGGCTGCACCTGTAACGTCCGGCGAAGTCGCCCCCGGTGGACAGGCCGGCAATAGCGGCAGCGGTGAGATCGCTGATGTCGGCGTGACCTCCGGAGAGAACGTGCCTTTCGGTGAAGAGGTGCGTCTGTTCTTCGAGGAGGGGTTGGGGGCCGATGAAGATCAAACTGGGTTCACAATCGAAGTATTCGATTCTGATGCTGATGGGGGGGAAGGAGGGTTCGAAGCGCTACTGGATAACAATGACGAACCCGTGTTTTTCCCGTTCAACCCGGCCGAGGATAATGCCGGAGAAACCTTTTCCGGCGACGATCTGAGCACGGATTTCGATCTGGATGAAGACGAAAATCCCCTGGCCGGTGTCGAGTTCACCATGGCCGGAGCGCCGGATGTCGGCGACAGCTTCTTCATCGCCGAGAACCAGGACGCCAGCGGAGATAATCGCAACGCCCAGAAGCTGGCCGCCGTCGCTGACGAGGGGCTGTTGAACGATGGCAACGATTCCCCCCAGGACTTCTTCAGCGCCATGGTGGGTCAGATCGGCACCGACACCCAGCGCGCCCAGAGCGCCCGGGATGCCCAGGAGAGCCTGCTGCGGCAGGCCGAAGCCGACCGCGAGTCGGTCTCCGGGGTCAACCTGGAGGAAGAGGCCGCCAACATGCTGCGTTTCCAGCAGGGCTTCCAGGCCGCCGCGCGGGTGACCGCGGTGGCGGATGAGGTTTTCCAGAGCCTCCTCGGCGCAATCCAGCGGTGA